A segment of the Necator americanus strain Aroian chromosome IV, whole genome shotgun sequence genome:
TTTTCATGATCAAATTCTCCTTCACATGTGAATTAAACTtactactcaaaaaaaaactacggaaATAGAGCGCTGTTTAGAGATACTATCATAACTAGTTGTCCCTCCGTcactaaaaaacaaaaacaaaagcattcatggaaattaaaaaaaaatactgccaGAATGCTACAGGAGTTTGCATAGAAAATTCCTCTCTATTCAAAGTTACGGAACTATGATTTTTAATCAACCTCATTCTTGTTCCCTTTTTCAAATCATTAAAATGGAAAGTTAGTTGGACAAACTGGGCACCTTCCACTTTCTGGATTTACAGGCAGAGCACTACGAAATAGAGGGTGCTGGGATCCCTTCACGAACAGATAGAGTCAGgaatataaatatttacaaGCATATTTACAAATATGAGCGTAGTCACGCTTAATTCTCGCTGGTCACCCTAAAAAACAAGAGAGATTCGGTGTTTTGGCCGGATGGTCTAggggtatgattctcgcttcggatgcgagaggtcccgggtTCGAATCCCGGTTCGGCCCAAATTTTAAATCCATCCTCAGCCGAACATTATCGGCAGACCAGAATAGCTGAGTACTTGAAAATGACACTGAGAACAATGGAAAAGCACTCTGGAAAAGTAGAACTTGAAACTCATCGTCTGGCCGGATGGTCTAggggtatgattctcgcttcgggtgcgagaggtcccgggtTCGAATCCCGGTTCGGCccaaattttgaaatccatCCTCAGCCGAACATTATCGGCAGACCAGAATAGCTGAGTACTTGAAAATGACACTGAGAACAATGGAAAAGCACTGTGGAAAAGTAGAACTTGAAACTCATCGTCTGGCCGGATGGTCTAggggtatgattctcgcttcgGGTGCGAGAGGTCGCGGGTTCGAATCTCGGTTCGGCccaaattttgaaatccatCCTCAGCCGAACATTATCGGCAGACCAGAATAGCTGAGTACTTGAAAATGACACTGAGAACAATGGAAAAGCACTGTGGAAAAGTAGAACTTGAAACTCATCGTCTGGCCGGATGGTCTAggggtatgattctcgcttcggatgcgagaggtcccgggtTCGAATCCCGGTTCGGCCCAAATTTTAAATCTAtccttttaattttgaaatccaTCCTCAGCCGAACATTATCGGCAGACCAGAATAGCTGAGTACTTGAAAATGACACTGAGAACAATGGAAAAGCACTCTGGAAAAGTAGAACTTGAAACTCATCGTCTGGCCGGATGGTCTAggggtatgattctcgcttcgggtgcgagaggtcccgggtTCGAATCCCGGTTCGGCccaaattttgaaatccatCCTCAGCCGAACATTATCGGCAGACCAGAATAGCTGAGTACTTGAAAATGACACTGAGAACAATGGAAAAGCACTGTGGAAAAGTAGAACTTGAAAGTCGTCGTCTGGCCGGATGGTCTAggggtatgattctcgcttcgggtgcgagaggtcccgggtTCGAATCCCGGTTCGGCccaaattttgaaatccatCCTCAGCCGAACATTATCGGCAGACCAGAATAGCTGAGTACTTGAAAATGACACTGAGAACAATGGAAAAGCACTGTGGAAAAGTAGAACTTGAAAGTCGTCGTCTGGCCGGATGGTCTAggggtatgattctcgcttcgggtgcgagaggtcccgggtTCGAATCCCGGTTCGGCccaaattttgaaatccatCCTCAGCCGAACATTATCGGCAGACCAGAATAGCTGAGTACTTGAAAATGACACTGAGAACAATGGAAAAGCACTCTGGAAAAGTAGAACTTGAAAGTCGTCGTCTGGCCGGATGGTCTAggggtatgattctcgcttcgggtgcgagaggtcccgggtTCGAATCCCGGTTCGGCccaaattttgaaatccatTCTCAGTCGAACATTCGTTAATGTTGTCCATTGTGGAAATTTCCCGAAGCAGTAGCGAGACCTCAATTAAAGATAGTCATTGGACTTCGCTTTCTGAAGTTTATTATTCTTCTCTTCGTGCGAAGGGAAATCTTTTCAATCTTGGTTCTCggtgtgaagttcctcaggcgttttTCTTGGGCCAATTTTGCCGTCGAAATCACCATCGATGACTCTGTACAAGGTACGaacttctctgtagaacttctttaGATTCATGTAGCTTcctcttcgtagcttgatgttggaccGTGAGCGACGAAAATAGTCAATGTCGGCGTTGATCCGAAGATATCCGATTCAGGTCgtgtcgatgttctttgccacaTTGGTGTCGACGAGGAAATCAACTCCATCAGCTCCTGTACGGTTGCTcctaaaaagatttttttctagtttcccGTTCGGTTTCCAGCGGTGGTGCTGTAGGTTCAAATCGCCATCCTTGTCCTTTTCCGTAACGGCAGCCTAAATGACCCCCACACCTTCTTTAATGgagctaccgtaccaggcttcgCTGCGGAGCCAGGAGATTCTTTCTTAACACTGTGACATGCGTAAAACTTCGAAACCCATGAGCCTGTGCAACCCTTTAGTCCCATGGGTTAGTGGGAAAACGTTGTGTCTTCCCAGAGTGGGCAAATGGAGCTTATATGTTgaaggcgactccaaaccgccttccttgcacctcccaatcacttgattgcaggcttttggtgGGACCAACGCGCGAGAtgcaaggatgtcatgagtcagtcctgacAGAGCAGAAATCTGAGGAGATCTTCATCCTACACTATTTCAGTGTTCGTTTCACACGTTTTGGACGACGACGAGCATCACGGAGGAAAAATCCTGACATTTTCCACGTCCTCTTTCCCTTGATActaggcatttttttttgcctagaATAGCATTGAAATGCACTGTGCCTCAAAGGTTGTTAGGTGGACGTTCCATTACCGTCTGGAGTCTGACGTTTAGACACTTACGTTGGACCGAAAAACATCTCTCCTTTACTGCTTCGCTGACATTAACTCAAGGTAAGCAAATACAATTTTCCAAGTGGAAGAGGCGCACCCAACTTTCAATTCCACCGACGTTGACATTCACACAATCGCAGTTGTTCCCACTaactaaaaaatcaaaatagagAAATTATGAGTTGTTAGATGAAGCATTTGaagttatagtagggtcaaaacgacgtgaagcacggcgcaattgcgtacacagattctctcgaggcggtgcggtgagGCGCAGCGGTTATAAGCCTTATGGAAGTTttcctaccgtttggatgctttctgtagggtgatgaggcgcttgagaggataaatcactaatggctttgaattttccaggctctgacgaaggcgtaaacgccgaaacgttagccgttgtttaataaaaacgatcaataccaatcttggctacagctcaagtcCCAGCTGCTCCACgctcccaactgctgcctcacAATGCCGTTtcaagcgcgtacgcaaatgcaccacgcttcatgtcgttttgacccgactatgcacCAGTCTAATAGTCTGATGACCTAATATTGCGTGGCTGAAACGAGCAGATACTAGTGGAGTTCCCATAGCAAGCGACTATCTGTTTTGAAGGGAAACTCATTCAATTTCAGGAAGACATTTGAAATGTATAAGTTTCACAACGTACGCGAAGAccttttctaaacttttccGCACGCCTTTGGACTGCGCTGTGTCTATGGTACACTGTGGTGCACGTGGTAGCTCGTGACAAATGTTATGCAGAGACCACGATCGGATCAACATGGCATGCTTGCGCTTATTTTCATGTATTTGATATGACACAACCAACTGTCATAATGAaccctttcaaatttttacctTCCCTGAATACTGAGAGGAATTATCTTAAAATACTCGTTCTATGCTTCTGTCTATTTTTGGGTTAAATGTGGCTAAATGCGTTTCATTTTTGTCGCATCATTATTGCccttcgttatttttttttctagaattatgTTCTATTGTGCAACCATCTTTTTTCCACTCCACGTTTTTTGTTCCAACGTTTGTGGTGTTCGTTTGTCTCGCTATCGCACTATTTGTGTTGTGTGTGCCTGTTGCTGATTCACTTAAatttcaactcttttttttcagtacaggattttctgctttgttttgttgttgtatgtTTTAGAGGGCTTCTCAAATTCTCTCAACTGAGGTTATGAGTTCAGCAAGCAGCGAATCAAACTGTAGTGCTAGCGTCAGGTtcgaattttttattctacatTCTCTATTTTCTAGGGAACCTTAGATGTTAGTATCCCGTTGTGCCATATACTTCTTACAGATAGCTTCGTTACACAAAATCTTATCAAAAAAGTGTTAGTCATGTATATATGTCAATGTAAAGATTTGTAGTattatttgttccttttcttttttttaaatctatttcTCTTACTATATTGTAAGGCCAGAGGGGTACGAATCTAATTCCGGAGAACCAGCAGAGAGGCTCGACCAGAGCTGTGAaggcgaagaagaagaagacgaagagTACGTGAATCCAAGAGAACTTGTGGATGGTGAGAAAAAGTTGCCGCTGCttcaacttattttttacCGCTAATTCATTTGCTATTTTGCTTTCATCACCATCTTTTCGGcattaattttcttccttagaTTTAGGTGTTTTCAGAGTTTGAAACAGTCTTCGATGAGAAGGGCTACGAAATTATACCAGAATACTACGACAGTCTTCTATTCTTGTGCAGGTGATTTGGCATACTTCTGTGATGAACATAATGTTTACTTGTCCAGCTGTCGTTTCACTTTCTGATTCcaatcaatttcattttcattagaAAGCAGCCACTATTGAGAAAAAGACtaacttttgagagaaatcTTGTGTATCTTGGTAtatatttcagtttttgtcAGTTAAACTATAGCCGAGTAAAAACCTTGTTTGTAAAAGTAAAAACCTGTTTTtggtttcaaatattttgaattttgatctTCTTACCATTACTGCTAGATCAATGTTTGAAAGCCGCACATTTTCACTAGGTGAGGGCGTTTTGACCATGCCTAACAATCATTAAACCGTACGGGTTACCGTGATAAATATACACATTTACAGTTTCCTGTGTGATATGGGAatcaattgaatttttttaatgttggaATTTCTAAATTTGGAGAAGGTACATTTGAGTCTGAAGCTctctgcagttgcgtaaacgacTGAATTCGAACCGTCGCGATGAGGGAAACATCGCTGGCTCCACTCAAAGTGCAAAAATAGTGAAGCCAGAGAGGGTTTACCTCGATCCCAGTCGCTGGCTGCCTCCACCGTGCCACtttgaacgcagccgcttacacaactgcatcgAACTTCAACTCGTTTTGACCAGGCTATGGAACATAGCATTCCTCCCATTGTCGTGCGATTAAATCACACGGAGCTGCTAACTTCTACAGTTATACTGCCAGACTTTTTGCGCTTAAAGTTGCTGTCAAGACTATTATTTCCATTGGATTGCCTTCGTGAAATTGCAAACAGAATTGCTGTAAGTAGAACAGCGGAACGAAACACAATTGAAAAGCTGCAGAAATGCAAGATTATTTGTCTGccacagtttcttttttgtttattgccACATTAGGACTTTTGCGAGCCGTAGCTCAGCTGACGCTGGGTGTTTCCAACTGATCAATAGCGCGAAAGACTATCGATCAGATACCCTAGTAGGCACAACGTAGTTTTGTCGTTATCCTTTCCGTTTTCTTTCAGAGACTTTAACAATGGCTTCACCTGGCAACTGCGACTGATCACTTTAGAAACACTTCTGAGAGGTACATTTTATTATTGGATGAAGTCTCCTCTTTTGGCCCACATCGCAATCTCTGGAGATTTGTTTCAAATGCAAATC
Coding sequences within it:
- a CDS encoding hypothetical protein (NECATOR_CHRIV.G17194.T1), giving the protein MREVPGSNPGSAQILNPSSAEHYRQTRIAEYLKMTLRTMEKHSGKVELETHRLAGWSRGMILASAEHYRQTRIAEYLKMTLRTMEKHCGKVELETHRLAGWSRGMILASAEHYRQTRIAEYLKMTLRTMEKHCGKVELETHRLAGWSRAEHYRQTRIAEYLKMTLRTMEKHSGKVELETHRLAGWSRGMILASAEHYRQTRIAEYLKMTLRTMEKHCGKVELESRRLAGWSRGMILASAEHYRQTRIAEYLKMTLRTMEKHCGKVELESRRLAGWSRGMILASGARGPGFESRFGPNFEIHPQPNIIGRPE
- a CDS encoding hypothetical protein (NECATOR_CHRIV.G17195.T1), yielding MGLKGCTGSWVSKFYACHSVKKESPGSAAKPGATVQELMELISSSTPMWQRTSTRPESDIFGSTPTLTIFVAHGPTSSYEEEAT